The Pygocentrus nattereri isolate fPygNat1 chromosome 1, fPygNat1.pri, whole genome shotgun sequence genome window below encodes:
- the cdc42ep1b gene encoding cdc42 effector protein 1b, which translates to MSLAKLPVFKGLVSTSQSRRRIKTELSAEMISLPLGDFRHTMHVGRGGDVFGDTSFLSEHGGQGSAPESPDSKPVRFFSRTLRHVRRNPQPRLRTDSRELSSPPPPISPIIKNAISLPQLNLTNGGLEGPMLPTSTSCLEQPLYSYGVQSGFVTLPRLSRLDRNSTESPPLLPQQRRGSDPDTFPTLQRSDSLTSFTVDLGPSLMSELLGLIDSSSDFQGAQQDLEDEEEEEEPSSLFEMAVESPCVSSRGRSSSPDWTQQDTETGENGDVITQVTPDASMWSPVRVEPTMEAERFQQAANMLARHYGGSGVIKGRQKAPYAFPEEEEEIKV; encoded by the exons ATGAGTCTGGCCAAGCTTCCAGTATTTAAAGGCCTTGTGTCGACATCCCAAAGCAGGCGGCGCATTAAGACCGAACTTTCTGCCGAGATGATTAGCCTGCCACTGGGGGACTTCCGCCACACCATGCATGTGGGCCGTGGAGGCGACGTTTTTGGAGACACATCATTCCTCAGTGAGCACGGAGGCCAGGGAAGCGCTCCGGAGAGTCCAGACTCCAAACCAGTGAGGTTTTTCTCCCGCACTCTCCGCCATGTCAGGAGGAACCCCCAGCCCAGGCTTAGGACAGACTCCCGAGAGCTCTCATCGCCACCCCCACCTATCTCACCCATCATAAAAAACGCAATCTCACTGCCCCAGCTCAATCtgaccaatggaggcctggaagGGCCAATGCttcccacctccaccagctgCCTGGAACAACCACTTTACTCCTACG GTGTCCAGTCAGGTTTCGTCACGCTGCCTCGTCTGTCCCGTCTCGACAGGAACTCAACAGAATCACCTCCGCTACTGCCTCAGCAGCGGCGTGGCTCAGATCCAGACACCTTCCCCACGCTCCAGCGCTCCGACTCCCTCACCTCCTTCACTGTGGACCTTGGACCCTCCCTCATGTCTGAATTGCTGGGCCTTATCGACAGCTCCAGTGATTTCCAGGGGGCACAACAGGACCTTgaggatgaagaggaagaggaggagccaAGCTCATTGTTTGAGATGGCAGTGGAGAGTCCATGTGTgagcagcagggggcgctctagCAGCCCCGACTGGACCCAGCAGGACACCGAAACAGGTGAGAATGGGGACGTTATTACACAGGTGACGCCGGATGCTTCTATGTGGTCCCCGGTGAGAGTGGAGCCGACTATGGAGGCCGAAAGGTTCCAGCAGGCAGCCAACATGCTGGCACGCCATTACGGAGGGTCTGGAGTTATAAAGGGACGACAGAAGGCACCGTATGCTTTTcctgaggaggaagaggagatcAAAGTATGA